CGTTGGATAATCAAAGTGTAACTGAGGGACTTAGCTAGCTAGGCAAATAGTGTTAAAATAGATAATGGGCGAGGAAATGAACGAGAACACGATCAACACAAATGGTACTGCTAACAGCATGGGGGATGTGAATCACACCGCAGAAAAGACAACAGATAGCGATGTGATATACTACACATtggaagaaataaaagctcatAATATGAGCAAGGACGCATGGCTTATCATCCACGATAAAGTGTATGACATCACCAGTTTCCTGGCGGAGGTATGATCAAAATACCACccttgctaacgttagctgaaTAGCATTAGCTACGACACTAACGTTACTAGCTAACGTCAGCTGGAATATTGGTCTCCGTTGCCTGGTTTCAAATTAATTTAGGTTCTCGCCAACCAAACGTCGAGCTAGATAGTTAGTTGTTTATCTACGTAACAATGCACATATGTGAAGGTCTGGGTCTTTCTAGCTAGCTACCATATCCGAACGTTATTTATCTAACGCTCAGTCAACACATGCTGATGGAGGCAGCTTGCCAGCAATAGCATTTGCTATTTTGGCTAGTGTGTGTTTAACTAGCTAGTTAATGTGGCTAATTTAACTGTGTATGATATCTGTGTCTACCTGCATATTCCCAATAATATTAACAGAGACTGTGTAATGTTGCACCTGGCCTGGGTATGCATTATTATGGAACATACCTAGCGTATCGTTAGCTAGCTCACGTAACTAGTTTGCTAGCTTAATTGGCCCAAAATAATTTTGTAACATTTTGTCACGACCACTCTTAATTGTTCGATAGGTAGTTCACACTTGTCTGATCCTCTTACTGTAGCTATAACTACCACAGTGAGACTTTAGTCCACTTGGCAAAGGTTACAAAAGAAGCTAGGGCGAGGACAGTCGCCGGAAGTTGCGCAACCAACCATCTATTAAAGGTATAATGGGGAAAAAAGGTCGAAATACAATGCCAATGGCACAGCATGACCACAATGAAAGTAGCAtggggtaccagtctgtttagctatcgTTCCACTCCATGTCATGCTAAACCATTTTTGCTAATGGTACAGGTTCTGGATTTCAGGTTAAGATTAAAGGGGTTAGTTACAAGTATCTTTGGCATGACCTCTTTCATGTGTTATTATCAGGGCTGTATTTGTGAAGAAACACCACACTGTAAGATATGTTTACCTTCAAAGAGTGAGCCTGCCAACAAAAAAGTTGACATTGGAGCTTTAACCATTTTTAATGAAGCAATCTATCCCTATAATATGCCAATACATAATCATTTCAGGATATCAGATAATTAAGAGGCCATAGCTTTATTTAACACATTTATCATATTGACATTTAGGTTGACATAAGCCAGCCATCTATGTCATGTAGGACATTATACTGTAATTGTGTAGTCTGTGAttacattcaaatcaaattttatttgtcacatacacatggttagaagatgtgtagcgaaatacttgtgtagatgtgtagcgaaatgcttctagttccgaccatgcagtaactGTCGGTAGTGACAGATCATGATGAAATTAAGTCTACCACTTGTTTCTGTGTTTCCAGCatccaggaggagaggaggttctgGTGGAGCAGGCAGGTGCAGATGCCACAGAGAGCTTCGAGGATGTTGGTCACTCTACAGATGCCAGAGAGTTGCTTATCCAGTACTACATTGGGGAGCTCCATATGGTACAGAGATTGCTTTCTCTCAACTGTTGAACTCTCAATCATTGAAACATAGTTTTCCATTAATGATGGAACAAAAAAATAATCTGTGCCATGATTTATTCTGATCGTGAAAGTGTGTAAATGATTATTTCACCCTGTCTTTTAGGATGACCGGAAGAAGGGCGGCACAAAGGTAAAGTATTCAAGTAAATGTTCTGTAAAAATGTTTTATAATAATGTAACACCTATTTTACTAATGCTAACTCTTGAACTTTGttttatcaacaacaacaaaaattatcCCACAGGAAGAATTCATTACAACAGGAGATGGCTCGAGGTCAGTCATAAGCGATAAGAATTTGATTATTCCATTTGCATTGACGGAGTATTCTGTCTCCTAATCATTCTTCACTGAGCTGTGTTTGTTCCCTGGCTGAATGTTTAAgtgctctctgtctttctccagcTCGTGGACCACATGGTTGATACCTGCCATAGCTGCAGTTGTTGTGGGTATCATGTATCGATACTACATGCTGGAGCGCAAGTCTTCCTGAGCCCTGACGCTGTCGTCGCTTCTCATTCTTTCTGTCTGGAGGCCTTGACATGTTTGACCAAACCCCCCTTGCATTGAACGTACACAACTTTTCAGAGGTGCGTCCCACTCAACTCACACAGTGCCCTCACCTTGaaggaaagggagggaaaggaTCAAACAATCCCCTTGCCCCTCGGCTTTCTTTTCAAGACCTCACCCAACAGGCTGTGGGGTGAGATGCATCTGGAAACTTTCTGCCCTCAGTCTCGCTAAATTGTTTTCTAATCTATTCATATTGTTTACCCACTCTGCCTTTTGATACTTATTGTGTGGTGTCTTAAGTTAGTTATTCATATGCAAGTGATCTCAACTGTAATGTATATCTGCAAACTCTTGTCGCTATCTGCTTTGTGGGACttttacagtgagctccaaaagtattgggacagtgatttttgttgttgttttggctctactCCAGCACTTTAGATTTTAGATGATACAATGAGTATGTGGTTAAGGTGCAGACTGtcagggtattttcatccatatcgggtgaactgtttagaaattaaaacactttttgtacatagtccccccattttaggagACCAaatgggacaaattcacttgtgtattAAAGTTGCAAAAAgtgaagtatttggtcccatattcatagcacacaatgactacattaaGCTTGTGATTCTacaaatttgttggatgcatttgttttggttgtgtatCAGATTATTTTGTACCCAATAGGGATGAATGGTATATAGTGTATTATTGTGCAATTtcggagtcacttttattgtaaataagaatataatatgtttctaaacacttctacattaatgtgaatgctaccatgattacaaaTAATTCTCATTGAATCGTGAATGAGTGAGAAATACACAttttacccccaagacatgctaacctctcaccattagaATAACAGGAGGTTAGTATTTTGGGGGGGGTGATATATTTGTGCATCTTACTttctcatcattattcacaattcattcaggattatccatagtcatgatagcatccacattaatggatGCTACcatgggcacaaaataatctgaaacacaaccaaaacaaacagcaaatgcaccCAACacatttgtcccaatacttttagtcccctaaaatgggggggagACTATGTATAACAAAAGTCtacactttaacctcatagtccttAGCATTTCAAAAGAACAGAAAAATTGGGACTTTTCTGTCCCAAAACTTTTAgagctctctgtatttctctctgtttgttcagacaTGTTTAGTGGCTAACCCCACCGTCTCTATGCTCTAGGTCTAGGAAGTATAAATATATTTGTGTGTAGTAGAGCATGGCAACCTATGGGGTCATATCTATAAGAATGAATGCTGTTTTCTTACACTGAGAAATCTGATTAGCATGTTTTTTAGGTTAAGTTGAGTCGTGAGTCTTCAGACTGCTGCCTAGTATTTCATATCTGGTGACTGAATAACATAGGAAAAGCTATCTGTTTGCTTGAGAATAGATTGTCATGCAATTTGTCATTTCAAACTTTAAAATTATAATTGATTTGAACCAATGACTTGATTGAACAGTATGCCTCATAGTTAAAGTACATCATTTATGTTCAGCCATTAATTGCATTGCATGCATGCATTGACTGATTGAGTAGGCCTCGTTCTCGGAATATCTATATTTTGCCTTACAAAGGCTCCACGCCATGTATATTCTCTTGATGTGGTATTGATAAGTTAAATTGATATTATTTAAAAGTGAAATTTTCTTATCCCCAACTCCCCCTTTTCTAGTTACTTTTAAGCATTTATTTAAGCATTTATTTTGGTGATACTATGCTTTAAAAAACATTACGTATGACATCATTGGTGTGTGTTATATATATTATAACCTGGATTAATTCTATTGCATTACACACATTGTGCAGGATATATTTTTGTCTCTTCCTATGCACATCCATTAGCAATTAAAAAATACTGCCCTATGTTGTGAGTGTTGTTGAATTCTAATGATTGGACTAAAATTGTACTCTTGAAGGCATAAAACACTTTTATATTCGTATTGTGTTAGCTGTCTGTTTATTAGTGTTGGTGCCACTGTGACATTTTTAAGTGTAAATCTGTATCTGGGAATTGTGGATAAACAGCTGTACTTGAAAGCATATGTGGATATTCAATTGCAGTACCAATTTTAATTGGTATATGTCAACCATATATTTAATATTTCAGTCATATGTTTCCTTTAAATGTTGCTATTCACAACTTGTGGAGCACCTGAAAACAACCTGCCCAAGACATAATACTGATTTGTACATATGATAACCAACAAATTCCATTTAGACACTTTCAAATTCATCATACTTCAAAGACCAGTCTCGGTTGAAATGAAAATTCCCGTTGAGTCCGacataaacttttgttattgaccaaatacttattttccacaatttgcaaatacatttattaaaaatcctacaatgtgattttctggattttttttctcattttgtctgtcatagttgaagtgtacctatgatgaaaattacaggccactctcatctttttaagtgggagaacttgcacaattggtggctgactaaatacttttttagtCCCACAGTACATCTCCAAATTACAAACCAAGTAGTCTTACTTATAGGTCTTCATGCTTTCTTGAGAACTTTGATGATCTCGAAATGGAGTCAGTAAGCAGATGTGAGCTCCGATGTTGTGTCAGTCCAGCAcaagaggttggtggcaccttaactggggggaacaggctcgtggtaatggctggagcagaataagtgctatggtttccatgtgtttgatgccattccatttgcccCATCTGGCCAATATTTGGAGCAGCCTTCCGTGCAGTCCGGGATGTAGTGGGCCTACCTGCGGCGACTGGTGTGGTAGAGTCTTCCAACATTCACCTTGAGAATTCTACCAGAGATGATTTTGGACTGCTAGGAGTGAGATTTTTGGAAAGTGGATTCCTCCCAGAGGAAGCGGGCGCTTCGAGTCATGCGGTTTGGGCTCAACCTGTGTGTGTTTTGCTCTCCGGTGCAGAGTGCAGTTAAAAGGGGTGATCAATGGGGTAGCATTGAGTGTAGAGGTCAATAAAATTGAAAGGAATATTCCTTGTGTTTGTGACGCCTGCCGTTTGGTGAGAGGTAGACCCAGATGGCAATGGCGAGACTGAGAATACCCTGTCTGTCTTGTTGAGCTATGACACAGAGCTTCTACCTGATAAGGTCAGGTTAGGTGATATTTGCATTCTGTGAAGGCCTATCTTTCAAACCTGCTTCGGTGCTTTAGGTGCCAAGGATTCAGAcatgttgcagcagtgtgtagAAGGGAGATCCAAAGATGTGAGAAATGTACAGAAGGGTATAGTCAGAGGGAGTGTACAGTTGGGATAAAGAAAGCACTATGTGTCAACTGTGGGGGTGTCCATTCAGCTGGAGATCCTACATGCCCTGTGAGAGACCGGTTGAGATTGCCAGAGTTTGAGTGGGGTAGAACGATTcttatgctgaggcagtgaagagagtagaggatagCCCAAGGGTCAGTGAGTTGACTGGGAGGCCCCCAGTGAGGTAGCCCGAAGAAAGAGAACTAGAAAGGAATAGTTTTTTAGTATGGTTGAATTTCTTGCGTTTATAGCCAACTGCACTGCAATGATGGAGCAGAAATCTCAGAAGATAGATAGTTGCAGTGGAATATTTGGGTGTGAGAGATTTTAGTGCAGAAGAGTTATAGGAAGTTTTGAGAAAAGGGGTTCCATCCTCCCAGGCCGACGGCCTGGTGTAGGATCATTTAGGGCCAAAGTAGTAGGATTGGGTGGGggataaaataaaattgtatttgtcacatgcgccgaatactacagtgaaatgcttacttacaagcccttaaccaacagggcGTTAAGAAGGTTTAAGAAAAATAACTGTTTTtctaaaaaatagaaaataaaagtaacaaataattaaacagcagcagtaaaataacactaGCAGgggttaaggaagagtgttttcaatactgatgttaacctttctggttataacctttttcgggcaagacagatcttccaaaggtggaggagtggcaatctttaccaaggatcaacttcagtgctcggttgtttCCACCAAGTCTGTTCccatacaatttgatttgctggttttaagcattacaCTTTTAAAtggctctttgttgactgttgctgggtgctattgtcctccatcagcaccggcctgtaccctacctgccctaagatCTCTCCTGGctccttacactaagtctgaatttgagTGCAGTATATAAAGTCAGACAATCTGCTGtgtcagccactgcctgtcaccaagggagtaagGCTCAATCGTAGGCCCCATGCTCTTTTCAAtgtacatcaacaacatagctcataGCTTGTCCATCTCTCAagacatatcaaagctgcaggctaaagctACATTTAggcttggtttcctctattgtaatcgctcctcttttaccacagctgccaaactaaccctgattcagatgaccatcctacccatgctagattacggagacataatttatagatcgaaAGGCACGGGTGCCTTCAAGCGGCTAGATGTTCGTTACCATtcgccatcagatttgccaccaatgctccttatgggacacatcactgcactctatactcctctgtaaactggtcatctctgtat
This sequence is a window from Oncorhynchus keta strain PuntledgeMale-10-30-2019 chromosome 14, Oket_V2, whole genome shotgun sequence. Protein-coding genes within it:
- the LOC118393855 gene encoding cytochrome b5-like, translating into MGEEMNENTINTNGTANSMGDVNHTAEKTTDSDVIYYTLEEIKAHNMSKDAWLIIHDKVYDITSFLAEHPGGEEVLVEQAGADATESFEDVGHSTDARELLIQYYIGELHMDDRKKGGTKEEFITTGDGSSSWTTWLIPAIAAVVVGIMYRYYMLERKSS